A stretch of Actinomycetota bacterium DNA encodes these proteins:
- a CDS encoding isoprenylcysteine carboxylmethyltransferase family protein, which produces MDRVTTVVVSACWVVVAVVWIAGAVYGAAKGPAVRSRGHGSLPWILAAAGIWLVVFPHGGRGFDQRLAVHDLGLQAPGIAVVLTATAFTLWARAALGTMWSWAPVTKEGHQLRTTGPYAITRHPIYTGLIGMLAGTALAQGSLLWGVLVLAVVVGLYGKIREEERLMANQFPADYPDYRRRVPQLVPGLKALHGGHAR; this is translated from the coding sequence ATGGACCGGGTGACAACGGTGGTGGTCTCGGCCTGCTGGGTGGTGGTTGCCGTGGTGTGGATCGCGGGTGCCGTCTACGGCGCCGCCAAGGGCCCGGCCGTGCGCAGCCGGGGGCACGGTTCCCTGCCCTGGATCCTGGCCGCCGCCGGGATCTGGCTGGTGGTGTTCCCCCACGGGGGGCGGGGCTTCGACCAGCGCCTCGCGGTCCACGACCTCGGCCTGCAGGCGCCCGGGATCGCCGTGGTGCTCACCGCGACGGCCTTCACGCTGTGGGCGCGGGCGGCACTCGGGACGATGTGGTCCTGGGCGCCGGTCACCAAAGAAGGGCATCAACTCCGCACCACCGGGCCCTACGCGATCACCCGGCACCCGATCTACACCGGGCTGATCGGCATGCTGGCCGGCACCGCCCTGGCCCAGGGCAGCCTGCTGTGGGGGGTGCTGGTCCTGGCGGTGGTGGTGGGCCTGTACGGGAAGATCAGAGAGGAGGAGCGACTGATGGCCAACCAGTTCCCAGCCGACTACCCGGACTACCGCCGCCGGGTGCCGCAGCTCGTGCCCGGGCTCAAGGCTCTGCACGGGGGGCACGCCCGATGA